A single window of Caldimicrobium thiodismutans DNA harbors:
- the moaC gene encoding cyclic pyranopterin monophosphate synthase MoaC, with amino-acid sequence MPDFTHLKENGSLHMVDVGHKITTARRAIAKGEVIFPEEIYPRVLSQDVPKGDFLACAKIAGILAAKKTSELIPLCHPLPITQVEITFDFLKERSSIEITAEVKTNAQTGVEMEALTAVSVSALTIYDMCKALHKGIRIHNIRLTYKSGGKSGEVTFE; translated from the coding sequence ATGCCTGATTTTACTCACCTGAAAGAGAACGGAAGCCTTCATATGGTAGATGTGGGCCATAAAATCACAACAGCAAGAAGAGCTATTGCCAAGGGAGAAGTAATCTTTCCTGAAGAGATCTATCCTCGGGTCTTGTCTCAAGATGTGCCCAAAGGGGACTTTCTGGCCTGTGCAAAAATTGCAGGTATCCTTGCAGCCAAAAAAACTTCCGAGCTTATCCCCCTTTGTCATCCTTTACCTATAACTCAAGTTGAAATAACCTTTGATTTTTTAAAAGAGCGCTCTTCCATTGAAATTACAGCTGAGGTTAAAACTAATGCCCAGACCGGAGTGGAAATGGAGGCCCTAACCGCTGTCTCAGTTTCAGCTCTTACTATTTATGATATGTGCAAGGCCCTGCATAAGGGAATCCGAATACATAATATCCGTTTGACCTATAAAAGCGGAGGAAAAAGCGGAGAAGTTACCTTTGAATAA
- a CDS encoding NifU family protein, whose amino-acid sequence MREAVEKALEKVRPMLQADGGDVELVEITEDGVVKVRLQGACGCCPMSMMTLKMGIERYLKREVPEVSEVVAV is encoded by the coding sequence ATGAGAGAAGCGGTTGAAAAGGCCCTTGAAAAGGTAAGACCTATGCTTCAGGCTGATGGTGGAGATGTGGAGCTTGTGGAGATTACTGAGGATGGCGTGGTTAAGGTCAGACTACAGGGAGCCTGCGGGTGTTGCCCCATGTCCATGATGACTCTCAAGATGGGTATTGAAAGGTATCTCAAAAGAGAAGTCCCTGAGGTATCTGAAGTAGTTGCTGTCTAA
- the rpoZ gene encoding DNA-directed RNA polymerase subunit omega: MARVTVEDCLKAVPSRFRLIRLTIERVKQLREGAEPLINADNKEIVLALREIAQGAVTPENIKDLVKREKPSTPYEISEILKQKSLNP, encoded by the coding sequence ATGGCCAGAGTAACTGTTGAAGACTGTTTAAAAGCAGTGCCCAGCAGATTTAGGCTGATTCGCTTAACTATTGAGCGAGTTAAACAACTAAGGGAAGGGGCTGAGCCTTTAATCAATGCGGATAACAAGGAGATTGTTTTAGCTTTAAGAGAAATTGCCCAAGGAGCAGTAACCCCAGAAAACATAAAAGATCTGGTTAAAAGAGAAAAACCTTCTACTCCTTACGAGATCTCCGAGATTCTGAAACAGAAAAGCCTAAATCCTTAA
- the dksA gene encoding RNA polymerase-binding protein DksA, which translates to MEKEKLQQFKELLLKRREEILRDVMETLKELEEGTENLPDAVDQATRESNLVLGLRLRDREQKLLKKIEKALRKIEEGTYGVCEACGAEIDEKRLLARPEATLCIDCKRAQERMEKIKGE; encoded by the coding sequence ATGGAAAAAGAGAAACTTCAACAATTCAAAGAACTCCTGCTTAAAAGGAGAGAGGAGATCCTGAGAGATGTTATGGAAACCTTAAAGGAACTTGAAGAGGGAACGGAGAACCTTCCTGATGCAGTAGATCAGGCCACACGGGAGAGCAATTTAGTTTTAGGATTGAGGCTTAGAGATAGAGAACAAAAACTTCTTAAAAAGATAGAAAAAGCCCTGCGTAAGATTGAAGAGGGAACCTATGGGGTATGTGAGGCCTGTGGAGCAGAAATTGACGAAAAAAGACTCTTAGCCAGACCAGAAGCCACCCTTTGCATTGACTGTAAAAGAGCTCAGGAGCGTATGGAGAAAATTAAGGGTGAATAA
- the dnaJ gene encoding molecular chaperone DnaJ, whose protein sequence is MNYKDYYAILGVPRNATQDEIKRAYRRLAMQFHPDRNQGDKSAEEKFKDISEAYEVLSDPAKRAIYDQEGYVGLKSSGYRGFEDISDIFQSFSDLFEEFFGFSFEEGPSKKKRNGADLSTEVWINFEDLFKEETQIDLEIERWETCETCQGLGYDPVKGVKLCEACQGKGKVHYREGFFRVAYLCPECGGKGSTFVEKCPSCKGNGRIRRKRSLKISIPPGVEDGSIFRLQGEGEGGLYGGRPGDLYVRIRVKPHRYFRREKNHVFGEIKVNFVSAILGETLTLPYFGKSLEVRIPPGTQPEEELILKGEGLPDWRTKERGDLILKVKVELPKKLSPEGMEILKNLAEKEGWIKSDSRNGDSLEGKKKEKKSDPKPKKEGFWEKFLFGGKDA, encoded by the coding sequence ATGAATTATAAAGACTACTACGCTATTCTCGGAGTCCCCAGAAATGCAACTCAGGATGAGATAAAGCGAGCCTATCGCAGGCTCGCTATGCAATTTCACCCGGATCGCAATCAAGGTGATAAATCTGCCGAGGAAAAATTCAAGGACATTTCTGAGGCTTACGAAGTCCTTTCAGATCCAGCCAAAAGAGCTATTTACGACCAAGAGGGTTATGTAGGGCTTAAGAGTTCAGGATACAGAGGCTTTGAAGATATTTCTGACATCTTTCAAAGCTTCTCAGACCTTTTTGAAGAGTTTTTTGGGTTCTCCTTTGAAGAAGGCCCCTCAAAGAAAAAAAGAAATGGGGCAGACCTTTCAACAGAGGTCTGGATTAACTTTGAAGACCTCTTTAAAGAGGAGACCCAAATTGATCTGGAGATTGAGAGATGGGAAACCTGTGAGACCTGTCAGGGTCTGGGTTATGATCCCGTGAAAGGTGTAAAACTCTGTGAAGCATGCCAGGGCAAAGGAAAGGTCCATTATAGAGAGGGCTTTTTCAGGGTTGCCTATCTCTGTCCTGAATGTGGAGGGAAAGGCTCAACCTTCGTTGAGAAATGCCCTTCCTGTAAAGGGAATGGAAGGATACGGAGAAAAAGGTCTCTAAAAATATCTATTCCTCCAGGGGTTGAGGATGGAAGTATTTTTCGCCTTCAGGGAGAGGGTGAAGGAGGACTTTATGGAGGTCGTCCTGGAGATCTCTATGTCAGAATCCGGGTCAAACCCCATCGTTATTTCCGCAGAGAAAAGAATCATGTCTTTGGAGAGATAAAGGTAAACTTTGTATCTGCTATCCTTGGAGAGACTCTTACTCTTCCCTATTTTGGAAAATCCCTTGAGGTGAGGATTCCTCCTGGAACTCAGCCTGAAGAAGAGCTTATCCTTAAAGGCGAAGGACTTCCTGACTGGAGAACCAAGGAAAGGGGAGACCTTATTTTAAAAGTTAAGGTAGAACTTCCCAAAAAACTGAGTCCCGAAGGAATGGAGATTCTCAAAAATTTGGCTGAAAAAGAGGGCTGGATAAAATCTGACTCAAGAAATGGAGATTCCTTAGAGGGGAAGAAAAAAGAAAAAAAGTCAGATCCTAAGCCCAAGAAAGAGGGTTTCTGGGAAAAATTTCTCTTTGGTGGCAAAGATGCCTGA